A genomic stretch from Coffea arabica cultivar ET-39 chromosome 10c, Coffea Arabica ET-39 HiFi, whole genome shotgun sequence includes:
- the LOC113713823 gene encoding IAA-amino acid hydrolase ILR1-like 6 isoform X1 produces MLKLNICFSPIFLLFVYCMKSSSSSAGAAIGVGISKNSPNDHGDLSYFESAPKPCFKNLTTMELIKSLNQTSSTRPQSSSSSSSESDCTVWTKECSEQLLWLAKQPESVEWIKSVRRKIHQNPELAFEEYETSRLIREELKKMEITYRFPLATTGIRAMIGTGGPPFVAIRADMDALPIQEAVEWEYKSKNAGKMHACGHDAHVAMLIGAAKILKAREKYLKGTVILIFQPAEEAGNGAKRMIGDGAIEDVEAIFGLHVSHLHRSGIIGSRPGPLLAGCGFFRATISGKEGQAGNPHHSVDPVLAASAIVISLQNIVSREANPLDCQVVSVTSFNAGEDLDSIPDTVILRGTFRAFSNTSFYQILARINQVITEQARVFRCSATVELFENEDRIYPPTVNEEQMHEHVKKVSIDLLGPQNFMLVEPVMGAEDFSFYNQVIPSAFFFIGIKNETLGSIHTGHSPHFMIDEDILPIGAATHAAIAERYLYDRKL; encoded by the exons ATGTTGAAGCTTAATATTTGTTTTTCCCCGatctttttgttgtttgtttattGCATGAAAAGCTCATCATCATCAGCAGGAGCAGCAATTGGAGTTGGGATATCCAAGAACTCTCCAAATGATCACGGTGACCTGTCATATTTTGAATCAGCTCCAAAACCATGTTTCAAGAATCTAACCACAATGGAGCTGATTAAATCCCTGAATCAAACGTCTTCAACAAGGCCGCAGAGTTCCTCCTCCTCGTCATCAGAATCAGACTGTACTGTTTGGACTAAAGAGTGCTCTGAGCAGCTTCTCTGGCTTGCAAAACAGCCAGAGAGTGTAGAGTGGATTAAGTCTGTGAGGAGGAAGATCCATCAGAACCCAGAACTTGCTTTTGAGGAATATGAAACTAGTCGGCTCATTCgggaagaattgaagaaaatggaGATTACTTACAGGTTCCCTCTAGCTACGACTGGGATTAGAGCCATGATTGGGACTGGCGGACCTCCTTTTGTAGCCATCAGGGCTGATATGGATGCTCTCCCAATTCAG GAAGCCGTTGAATGGGAGTACAAAAGCAAAAATGCCGGCAAGATGCACGCTTGTGGACATGATGCACATGTTGCCATGCTTATTGGTGCGGCAAAGATTTTGAAGGCAAGAGAAAAGTACTTGAAG GGGACAGTGATACTGATCTTCCAGCCTGCTGAGGAAGCTGGGAATGGAGCAAAGAGAATGATAGGAGATGGGGCAATTGAAGACGTTGAAGCCATATTTGGACTTCATGTATCACATTTGCATCGATCAGGCATCATTGGATCAAGACCTGGACCTCTACTTGCAGGCTGTGGCTTCTTTAGAGCCACAATCAGCGGAAAAGAGGGTCAAGCCGGGAATCCTCATCACTCTGTCGACCCCGTGCTTGCTGCCTCAGCTATTGTAATCAGTTTACAAAACATTGTGTCCCGTGAAGCAAATCCCCTGGACTGTCAG GTGGTTTCAGTAACGTCCTTTAATGCTGGGGAAGATCTAGATTCTATACCTGATACGGTCATACTTCGGGGCACTTTCAGGGCTTTCTCTAACACAAGCTTCTACCAAATCCTAGCAAGGATTAACCAG GTCATTACAGAACAAGCCAGAGTTTTCAGATGCTCAGCAACAGTTGAGTTGTTTGAGAATGAGGATCGGATTTATCCACCAACGGTGAATGAAGAACAGATGCACGAGCACGTGAAGAAGGTCTCTATTGACCTACTAGGTCCTCAAAATTTCATGCTTGTTGAGCCAGTGATGGGTGCTGAAGATTTCTCATTCTACAACCAAGTAATCCCTTCTGCCTTCTTCTTCATAGGAATCAAGAATGAAACTTTAGGATCTATCCACACAGGGCACTCACCACATTTCATGATCGACGAAGACATCCTACCAATAGGTGCCGCAACTCATGCTGCCATCGCAGAAAGATACCTCTACGACCGAAAATTATGA
- the LOC113713823 gene encoding IAA-amino acid hydrolase ILR1-like 6 isoform X2 — MLKLNICFSPIFLLFVYCMKSSSSSAGAAIGVGISKNSPNDHGDLSYFESAPKPCFKNLTTMELIKSLNQTSSTRPQSSSSSSSESDCTVWTKECSEQLLWLAKQPESVEWIKSVRRKIHQNPELAFEEYETSRLIREELKKMEITYRFPLATTGIRAMIGTGGPPFVAIRADMDALPIQEAVEWEYKSKNAGKMHACGHDAHVAMLIGAAKILKAREKYLKGTVILIFQPAEEAGNGAKRMIGDGAIEDVEAIFGLHVSHLHRSGIIGSRPGPLLAGCGFFRATISGKEGQAGNPHHSVDPVLAASAIVISLQNIVSREANPLDCQVVSVTSFNAGEDLDSIPDTVILRGTFRAFSNTSFYQILARINQVITEQARVFRCSATVELFENEDRIYPPTVNEEQMHEHVKKESRMKL; from the exons ATGTTGAAGCTTAATATTTGTTTTTCCCCGatctttttgttgtttgtttattGCATGAAAAGCTCATCATCATCAGCAGGAGCAGCAATTGGAGTTGGGATATCCAAGAACTCTCCAAATGATCACGGTGACCTGTCATATTTTGAATCAGCTCCAAAACCATGTTTCAAGAATCTAACCACAATGGAGCTGATTAAATCCCTGAATCAAACGTCTTCAACAAGGCCGCAGAGTTCCTCCTCCTCGTCATCAGAATCAGACTGTACTGTTTGGACTAAAGAGTGCTCTGAGCAGCTTCTCTGGCTTGCAAAACAGCCAGAGAGTGTAGAGTGGATTAAGTCTGTGAGGAGGAAGATCCATCAGAACCCAGAACTTGCTTTTGAGGAATATGAAACTAGTCGGCTCATTCgggaagaattgaagaaaatggaGATTACTTACAGGTTCCCTCTAGCTACGACTGGGATTAGAGCCATGATTGGGACTGGCGGACCTCCTTTTGTAGCCATCAGGGCTGATATGGATGCTCTCCCAATTCAG GAAGCCGTTGAATGGGAGTACAAAAGCAAAAATGCCGGCAAGATGCACGCTTGTGGACATGATGCACATGTTGCCATGCTTATTGGTGCGGCAAAGATTTTGAAGGCAAGAGAAAAGTACTTGAAG GGGACAGTGATACTGATCTTCCAGCCTGCTGAGGAAGCTGGGAATGGAGCAAAGAGAATGATAGGAGATGGGGCAATTGAAGACGTTGAAGCCATATTTGGACTTCATGTATCACATTTGCATCGATCAGGCATCATTGGATCAAGACCTGGACCTCTACTTGCAGGCTGTGGCTTCTTTAGAGCCACAATCAGCGGAAAAGAGGGTCAAGCCGGGAATCCTCATCACTCTGTCGACCCCGTGCTTGCTGCCTCAGCTATTGTAATCAGTTTACAAAACATTGTGTCCCGTGAAGCAAATCCCCTGGACTGTCAG GTGGTTTCAGTAACGTCCTTTAATGCTGGGGAAGATCTAGATTCTATACCTGATACGGTCATACTTCGGGGCACTTTCAGGGCTTTCTCTAACACAAGCTTCTACCAAATCCTAGCAAGGATTAACCAG GTCATTACAGAACAAGCCAGAGTTTTCAGATGCTCAGCAACAGTTGAGTTGTTTGAGAATGAGGATCGGATTTATCCACCAACGGTGAATGAAGAACAGATGCACGAGCACGTGAAGAAG GAATCAAGAATGAAACTTTAG